Proteins encoded in a region of the Candidatus Bathyarchaeota archaeon genome:
- a CDS encoding 4Fe-4S binding protein translates to MGIKQRTLLCLVVVALFAVYLYNAQYVQPASACYGPHITGDVDRTEVNLNETITVSGQVCPVGDNKTIRIAFTRPDYTFIEQYCLTDPQTGNFTTTQQLDMAGYWNIFVIDGHICDRLFAQVTDPAHPDATPVPLAVELNYKPNYLVIGVSATLLSIGAVITYFGTRNQTRKITAIRTMVQIGFVFLIFFGIFIDHFNMPVPAEQIAPHEVLIADNVLGVGMPDGLPVPFFACYYPCGKTVTCALWELQTYIYPFFNAGGGWGVHYDASGLARLAVVFGSLILGAVVLGRIFCGWVCPFGLYMDLITRLRKAFKIRKRQLSDKSSERLHQLGYVVLAVIILLCVLFASQTLFGTELVAGTEKGGFVYTYYSAPFCQVCPMKPLCMLAETSVGLLRPEWLVEGTTGQFLQLGFYLTSLNLVILAIVSLAAFFFRRSWCQICPLGALIALFNRFPPFKWISGVRLHKVEEKCTKCGICKRVCPTQVVDVYEKKGGDVANSQCIYCLRCVEMCPHADCLQLKLAGKTVAKSRNWLNKSDTIRLE, encoded by the coding sequence TTGGGGATTAAACAGCGAACCTTACTCTGCTTGGTAGTTGTTGCCTTATTCGCCGTTTACCTCTATAACGCGCAGTATGTGCAACCTGCCAGCGCCTGCTATGGACCCCACATAACTGGCGACGTTGACCGCACCGAAGTTAACCTTAACGAAACCATCACTGTCTCGGGCCAAGTCTGCCCCGTCGGCGACAACAAAACCATCCGCATCGCCTTCACACGCCCCGACTATACCTTCATCGAACAGTACTGCCTAACTGACCCCCAAACCGGCAACTTCACAACCACCCAGCAACTGGACATGGCGGGTTACTGGAACATCTTTGTCATCGACGGCCACATCTGCGACCGCCTCTTCGCCCAAGTCACCGACCCCGCCCATCCCGATGCAACTCCGGTTCCCCTCGCGGTTGAACTCAACTATAAACCGAATTACTTGGTTATTGGCGTCAGCGCAACCTTGCTAAGCATAGGTGCAGTCATAACTTACTTTGGTACACGTAACCAGACCCGCAAAATAACTGCGATTCGAACCATGGTGCAGATAGGCTTTGTGTTTTTGATTTTCTTCGGCATATTCATCGATCACTTCAACATGCCGGTTCCCGCCGAGCAGATAGCGCCCCACGAAGTCCTAATCGCCGACAACGTACTGGGCGTGGGCATGCCAGATGGTCTCCCAGTGCCCTTTTTTGCCTGCTACTATCCCTGCGGAAAAACCGTGACCTGTGCGCTCTGGGAACTTCAAACCTACATTTACCCCTTCTTCAACGCCGGCGGAGGCTGGGGTGTACATTATGACGCTTCGGGGCTGGCGCGGTTAGCAGTGGTTTTCGGATCGCTCATATTAGGAGCGGTGGTGCTGGGCAGAATTTTCTGCGGCTGGGTATGCCCGTTTGGGTTATACATGGATTTGATTACGCGGCTGCGCAAGGCATTTAAAATCAGGAAACGCCAACTGTCAGACAAGTCTAGCGAGCGCCTCCATCAACTGGGCTACGTTGTGCTAGCCGTGATTATTCTGCTCTGTGTCCTGTTTGCCTCCCAAACCCTGTTTGGCACGGAGCTTGTGGCGGGCACCGAAAAGGGCGGTTTCGTCTACACATACTATTCAGCGCCGTTCTGCCAAGTGTGCCCCATGAAGCCGCTTTGCATGTTGGCGGAGACAAGCGTTGGGTTGCTGCGTCCGGAATGGTTAGTGGAGGGCACGACGGGGCAGTTTCTACAGTTAGGCTTCTACTTGACATCACTAAACCTAGTCATCCTCGCCATTGTGTCGTTGGCAGCCTTCTTTTTCCGTCGGTCATGGTGCCAAATCTGCCCGCTGGGCGCGTTGATTGCGCTGTTTAACCGTTTCCCACCGTTTAAGTGGATATCGGGGGTGCGGCTGCATAAGGTGGAGGAAAAATGCACCAAATGCGGCATCTGCAAACGCGTCTGCCCCACCCAAGTCGTCGATGTTTACGAGAAGAAAGGCGGCGACGTCGCCAACTCCCAATGCATTTACTGCCTGCGATGCGTGGAGATGTGTCCCCATGCAGATTGCCTGCAGCTTAAGCTGGCGGGAAAGACGGTAGCGAAATCGAGGAACTGGTTAAATAAATCAGACACAATAAGGTTGGAGTGA
- a CDS encoding ABC transporter ATP-binding protein codes for MPKRPLTFEVRNYVSWLLKSKINLNRNPSKKGESNMKESAITITNLTKKFEDKTALENLNLEVQKGELFGLLGPNGAGKTTTISIICGLLKPTSGTAQILGYDIQKDTQKVKEQIGVCIQETAIYPYLTGKENLELFGNLYGMNKKAINERSKMLLGKVGLTEDAKRVTAKYSGGMKRRLSLALALIHDPQIAFLDEPTVAMDPQSRHAVWDFIKAQKQQGKTIILTTHYMEEAQELCDRVGIIDHGKLIALGTPKELIAKNGGGNLEDVFIQLTGRNMREEI; via the coding sequence ATGCCCAAACGTCCTCTTACGTTTGAGGTACGTAACTATGTTTCGTGGTTACTTAAATCCAAAATCAACCTTAACAGAAACCCGTCAAAAAAGGGAGAATCAAACATGAAGGAATCAGCCATAACAATAACCAACCTAACCAAGAAATTCGAGGATAAGACCGCACTCGAAAACTTAAACCTTGAAGTCCAAAAGGGCGAACTCTTTGGGCTACTGGGCCCCAACGGCGCAGGCAAAACCACCACCATCAGCATCATCTGCGGTCTCCTCAAACCGACAAGCGGAACCGCACAAATCCTCGGCTACGACATCCAAAAAGATACACAAAAAGTCAAAGAGCAAATCGGCGTCTGCATCCAAGAAACCGCCATCTACCCCTACCTTACCGGAAAAGAAAACCTTGAGCTTTTCGGCAACCTCTACGGCATGAACAAGAAGGCAATTAATGAAAGAAGCAAGATGCTGCTGGGCAAAGTCGGCTTGACTGAAGATGCAAAACGCGTCACTGCCAAATACAGCGGCGGCATGAAGCGGCGGCTTAGCTTGGCGCTGGCGCTTATCCATGACCCCCAAATCGCGTTCCTCGATGAACCAACCGTCGCCATGGACCCCCAGAGCCGCCATGCCGTATGGGACTTCATTAAAGCTCAAAAGCAGCAGGGTAAAACCATCATCTTAACCACCCACTACATGGAGGAAGCACAGGAACTCTGCGACCGCGTCGGCATCATTGACCACGGCAAACTCATCGCGCTGGGCACCCCCAAAGAACTCATCGCTAAAAACGGCGGGGGAAACCTCGAAGACGTCTTCATACAGTTAACGGGCAGAAACATGCGGGAGGAAATCTAA
- a CDS encoding tetratricopeptide repeat protein has product MQIIQTLVPSQIKGGFLDILTQAKPHFPKIQDSLKIPILFDNIESPEYVNLTGWKWDTPMLTGLKEWFVRHQAQAGDKVLIEIRTSNLEINNEYRLRFLKSNEAIPAEVESEDVGCFNNVAWYTTWLQKGIELSEKGRFEEALKALDMANRTCSYLEEHWILSGKIMRNLGRLEEAIKCFDIALSLNPKSGEAQNIKAVVLTQQSQANLTYAPIPTKNEERTHFLILKGRNTIEIWNEKRLPFEPKDWLLTFRNEIRSALTSLNCDTTEVLHAIYISPEREPSDIDNILFYNVGTQYFQQTKYAGLCFERSFSKTPPLPNASNLRSVEHYERYESQLKNSGFDFWIPTRTLIKWDSKLATDFMVRLKKTKNPALIWFAIKSGSINPVAEFQGVPSQFGLRLKITVPIWITCSFMDLVKPLIDGSVSAFHQHNGANEEAVAEHLTSTLEVRAQDIINYLRDSTYAVLGQRNLFWLRQNGIQWNPSDQDCIAVELLFGSSNEAMVEFQGELFEVIPKMIHLQADEDLPRYFHHELILNNTEATNCTRPPGVSHLDWSGCKTCFNWICGHSTCMHPAKEEKVIEGGALCPYEHCIENMPVMIDPQNGCRLFGHLCPAGERTQKECLKVAQAWQQKRLQERYDKSSGFERLSLDEFQKRHSNKGKFTKQDMKFCHAVFACFGHEHMWVVITQINDDGVEGWVNNEPRNAGSPKYGEHVFIRYGKIEDIS; this is encoded by the coding sequence ATGCAGATAATTCAAACACTTGTTCCTTCACAAATTAAGGGAGGATTTCTGGACATACTTACCCAGGCAAAACCGCATTTCCCTAAGATACAAGACTCGTTAAAGATTCCAATACTATTTGATAACATAGAAAGCCCCGAATATGTGAACTTAACCGGGTGGAAATGGGACACTCCTATGTTAACAGGACTCAAAGAATGGTTCGTGAGACACCAAGCGCAAGCAGGAGACAAGGTTTTAATTGAGATTCGAACCAGCAACCTTGAGATAAATAACGAATATCGCTTACGATTTCTTAAATCAAACGAAGCTATCCCCGCTGAAGTAGAAAGCGAGGACGTAGGGTGCTTTAACAATGTTGCTTGGTATACAACTTGGCTTCAAAAAGGAATAGAGCTTAGTGAAAAAGGAAGATTTGAAGAGGCTCTTAAAGCACTCGACATGGCCAATAGAACTTGCTCCTACTTAGAAGAACACTGGATCTTAAGCGGCAAAATAATGAGGAATCTGGGTCGACTTGAGGAAGCAATCAAATGTTTTGATATAGCGCTTTCCTTGAATCCAAAAAGTGGAGAAGCACAAAATATTAAAGCTGTTGTATTAACACAACAATCACAAGCAAACCTAACTTACGCTCCTATTCCTACTAAGAACGAAGAGCGCACACATTTTCTCATCTTAAAGGGTCGTAATACTATTGAGATATGGAACGAAAAAAGACTACCCTTTGAGCCAAAAGATTGGCTTTTGACTTTTAGAAACGAAATTCGCTCAGCACTAACAAGCCTAAACTGCGATACAACTGAAGTCCTGCATGCAATTTACATTTCTCCTGAAAGAGAACCAAGCGATATTGACAATATTCTATTTTACAACGTAGGTACTCAATATTTTCAACAAACTAAATATGCAGGATTATGCTTCGAACGCTCGTTTTCAAAGACTCCACCACTGCCTAACGCATCAAACCTTAGATCGGTGGAACATTATGAGCGCTATGAATCACAACTGAAAAACAGCGGGTTCGATTTTTGGATACCCACTCGAACGCTGATAAAATGGGATTCTAAGTTGGCGACTGACTTTATGGTGAGATTAAAGAAAACTAAGAATCCAGCACTCATTTGGTTTGCCATAAAGTCAGGGTCGATTAATCCTGTTGCCGAATTTCAAGGCGTTCCATCTCAATTCGGTCTACGTTTGAAGATTACCGTCCCCATATGGATTACTTGTAGCTTTATGGACTTAGTTAAGCCTCTTATAGATGGCTCAGTGAGTGCTTTTCACCAGCATAACGGAGCCAACGAAGAGGCAGTTGCAGAACACTTAACGTCTACCCTTGAAGTGAGAGCACAAGACATCATCAATTACTTGCGCGATAGTACATATGCAGTGCTTGGTCAACGGAATCTTTTCTGGCTCCGCCAAAATGGAATCCAATGGAACCCCTCCGACCAAGATTGCATAGCAGTAGAATTATTATTTGGTTCCTCAAATGAAGCCATGGTCGAATTTCAAGGTGAACTTTTTGAAGTAATTCCAAAAATGATTCACCTTCAAGCAGACGAAGATTTACCCAGATATTTTCATCATGAACTAATTCTCAATAACACAGAAGCAACAAATTGCACTCGACCCCCGGGAGTATCGCATTTAGATTGGTCCGGTTGCAAAACATGCTTCAACTGGATATGTGGGCACTCGACCTGCATGCACCCGGCTAAAGAGGAAAAAGTAATTGAAGGAGGTGCTCTTTGCCCGTATGAGCACTGTATTGAAAATATGCCGGTAATGATAGACCCCCAAAATGGATGCAGATTGTTTGGGCATCTCTGCCCTGCAGGAGAACGAACGCAAAAAGAGTGCTTAAAAGTCGCGCAAGCTTGGCAACAGAAACGGTTGCAAGAGCGCTATGACAAAAGCAGCGGTTTTGAAAGGTTAAGCTTAGATGAATTCCAAAAAAGACATTCAAACAAAGGCAAATTCACCAAGCAAGACATGAAATTCTGCCACGCTGTTTTCGCTTGCTTCGGTCATGAGCATATGTGGGTAGTTATTACTCAGATTAATGATGATGGTGTTGAAGGGTGGGTTAACAATGAACCAAGAAACGCTGGCTCTCCAAAATATGGAGAACATGTATTCATTCGCTATGGAAAAATAGAAGACATCTCATAA
- the hcp gene encoding hydroxylamine reductase: MFCYQCEQTAKGSGCTVMGVCGKNPQVAALQDLLVFKLRELSQHALQARKAGWQDEQVDAFTAEALFVTLTNVNFDPDAIIEYIKKASQLHEQLHRQTNISTPHMPLETSQEGLVAQGKQHGINSKPITNADLHSLQWLLTYGLKGVAAYAYHAYLLGKKDPKVFGFIYEGLAAPLDQSLGVNEFVGLVFKCGEINIRAMELLDAGNTETYGHPVPTKVPLGHKKGKAILVSGHDLIDLEHILKQTQGSGITVYTHGEMLPTHGYPKLKAYPNFYGHYGTAWQNQQREFAAFPGAIVMTTNCIQKPMETYSKNIFTAGPVGFPGVAHIENHDYSQVIKKAQELPGFADDVEGKSVLVGFGRNAVLSVAGKVIESVKAGHIKRFILVGGCDGAKPGRSYYTEFVEKAPSNTIILTLACGKFRFFDKELGTIDEIPRLLDIGQCNDAYSAVKIALALADAFEVGVNELPLSLVLSWYEQKAVAILLSLLYLGIKDIRIGPSLPAFITPGILNVLVEKFNIMPIKTADEDLKAIMG, from the coding sequence ATGTTCTGTTATCAATGTGAACAAACAGCCAAAGGATCAGGCTGCACAGTCATGGGTGTCTGCGGCAAAAACCCCCAGGTCGCCGCCCTCCAGGACCTTCTTGTTTTCAAACTCCGCGAACTCAGCCAGCATGCCCTCCAAGCAAGAAAAGCCGGCTGGCAAGACGAACAAGTCGACGCCTTTACTGCAGAGGCGCTTTTCGTCACCTTAACCAACGTCAACTTCGACCCCGACGCAATCATAGAATACATAAAAAAGGCATCCCAGCTTCATGAGCAACTCCACAGACAAACCAACATTTCTACGCCGCATATGCCCCTTGAAACCAGTCAAGAAGGCTTAGTTGCACAGGGTAAACAGCATGGAATAAACAGTAAGCCGATAACCAATGCGGACTTACATTCGCTTCAGTGGCTGCTTACCTATGGGCTTAAAGGAGTCGCAGCCTACGCCTACCACGCCTATCTGCTGGGCAAAAAGGACCCAAAAGTCTTCGGCTTCATCTACGAAGGCCTCGCCGCGCCACTCGACCAAAGCTTAGGCGTCAACGAATTCGTCGGACTAGTTTTCAAATGCGGCGAAATCAACATCCGCGCCATGGAGCTACTTGACGCAGGCAACACCGAAACCTACGGTCACCCCGTCCCCACCAAGGTGCCGCTTGGCCACAAAAAAGGCAAAGCCATCCTCGTCTCGGGACATGACCTAATCGATTTAGAGCACATATTAAAGCAGACACAGGGCAGCGGCATCACCGTCTACACCCACGGCGAGATGCTTCCCACCCACGGATACCCCAAACTCAAAGCCTACCCCAACTTCTACGGGCACTACGGCACCGCATGGCAAAACCAGCAACGCGAATTCGCAGCGTTCCCCGGCGCCATCGTGATGACAACTAACTGCATCCAGAAACCCATGGAAACCTACAGCAAAAACATCTTCACGGCAGGACCCGTCGGGTTTCCCGGCGTAGCACACATCGAAAACCACGATTACTCACAGGTAATTAAGAAAGCACAGGAGCTCCCCGGCTTCGCAGACGACGTCGAGGGCAAATCGGTGCTGGTGGGCTTTGGCAGAAACGCAGTGCTCTCCGTCGCTGGCAAAGTCATCGAATCCGTCAAAGCAGGCCACATTAAACGCTTCATCCTAGTCGGCGGATGCGACGGCGCCAAACCTGGACGCAGCTACTACACTGAATTCGTCGAGAAAGCACCTTCAAACACCATTATCCTCACGCTTGCCTGCGGTAAATTCCGCTTCTTCGACAAGGAACTCGGAACCATCGATGAAATTCCGCGGCTCCTCGACATCGGACAATGCAACGACGCCTACAGCGCAGTAAAAATTGCTTTGGCACTTGCCGACGCCTTCGAAGTGGGAGTTAACGAGTTGCCGCTTTCGCTTGTGCTGTCATGGTATGAGCAGAAGGCCGTGGCGATTCTGCTGTCGCTTCTGTACTTGGGCATCAAAGACATCCGCATCGGACCCAGCCTGCCCGCGTTTATCACCCCAGGCATCCTAAACGTGCTAGTGGAGAAATTCAACATCATGCCCATCAAAACGGCGGACGAAGACCTTAAAGCCATCATGGGGTAA
- a CDS encoding AbrB/MazE/SpoVT family DNA-binding domain-containing protein: MESEVTVTEKGQTTIPISLRKKYKIEKGTKLAVLDTEDGILLKPKKSIWDMIGAYADYVTAEELNKQLDKLRHEDE, from the coding sequence TTGGAAAGCGAAGTGACAGTGACAGAGAAAGGCCAGACAACTATCCCCATTAGCCTGAGAAAAAAGTACAAAATAGAAAAAGGCACCAAGCTGGCAGTACTTGACACTGAAGATGGCATACTTTTGAAGCCTAAAAAGTCAATATGGGACATGATAGGTGCATACGCAGACTACGTAACCGCCGAAGAATTAAACAAACAACTAGACAAACTCAGGCATGAAGATGAATAA
- a CDS encoding AsnC family transcriptional regulator: MDKTDLILCQLLLYNSRISYRELAEKLGLSVTAVHNRIQALIDQRVIRKFTAGLSILAQNAIHIFIYGASKTTSFPGLKGKLEKHGSIYWMAVAGGNILYVGAYLRNISELDGLVRFIRENAEVPEPTVAITGSPIPAGVDSLKLQTKLCELDYKIIGSMKDNSRKPIADIAKDTGVSAKTVRRRLNYMRRNFLIQLSIEWFPDESNDIISIFHVRFKDDANPNAANLILQKYYPNTLFYWSFTNLPCSYVFMVWTPTSKELREIRESFEAEPQIQSVSPNVIYTGYIIPSWRDTIP; encoded by the coding sequence TTGGATAAAACCGACCTAATCCTGTGTCAGCTGCTGCTGTATAACTCCCGGATTTCTTACCGTGAACTGGCAGAGAAACTCGGTTTATCCGTGACCGCCGTGCATAACCGCATCCAAGCCCTCATCGACCAAAGAGTAATCCGCAAATTCACCGCGGGACTAAGCATCCTAGCCCAGAACGCCATCCACATTTTCATCTATGGCGCCAGCAAAACCACCTCATTTCCCGGCCTCAAAGGCAAACTTGAGAAGCACGGCTCCATCTACTGGATGGCTGTTGCAGGCGGAAACATACTCTATGTGGGGGCTTATCTTAGAAACATCTCGGAGCTGGATGGGCTGGTGAGGTTTATTCGAGAAAACGCTGAGGTGCCTGAACCCACAGTCGCCATTACGGGTTCACCGATACCAGCGGGGGTTGATAGCCTTAAGCTGCAGACTAAACTCTGCGAGTTAGACTACAAGATCATAGGCTCCATGAAGGATAACTCGAGAAAACCCATCGCGGATATAGCCAAGGACACGGGGGTTTCAGCTAAAACCGTTCGCCGCAGACTCAACTACATGCGCAGGAACTTTCTAATCCAGCTATCCATTGAGTGGTTCCCCGACGAATCAAACGATATCATCAGCATATTCCATGTCCGCTTCAAAGACGACGCCAACCCCAACGCAGCCAACCTCATTCTGCAGAAATATTATCCCAACACGCTCTTCTACTGGAGCTTCACCAACCTCCCCTGCAGCTACGTGTTTATGGTTTGGACCCCGACCAGCAAGGAACTGCGGGAAATCCGCGAGAGCTTCGAGGCTGAACCCCAAATCCAATCTGTCTCGCCTAACGTCATCTATACAGGCTACATAATTCCAAGCTGGCGGGACACAATCCCCTAA
- a CDS encoding MBL fold metallo-hydrolase, with product MIETFTVGMLSTNCYVASCHDTKEAIIIDPGVDYEAEAQQITEYIEGAQLKIKYIINTHGHGDHIKGDRFLQEKYCVPILIHKLDAYFIEGLPAANAPPNVLLEEGSIITFGKETLKVLHTPGHTRGCICLLGEHLIFTGDTLFAGGIGRTDFPEGSMSDMNRSLQRLDELPDGLLVYPGHGEVTMIGEEKRVNPFLNHHHPDLSFRF from the coding sequence TTGATTGAAACCTTTACCGTCGGCATGTTATCAACTAACTGCTATGTCGCAAGCTGTCACGACACCAAAGAAGCCATCATCATCGACCCCGGCGTAGACTATGAAGCTGAAGCCCAGCAGATAACAGAGTACATCGAGGGGGCACAGCTGAAAATAAAATACATCATAAACACGCATGGACACGGCGACCACATCAAAGGCGACAGGTTTTTGCAGGAAAAATACTGCGTGCCCATCCTCATCCATAAACTCGACGCCTACTTCATCGAAGGCCTACCCGCCGCCAACGCACCGCCAAACGTGCTCCTCGAGGAAGGCAGCATCATAACATTCGGCAAAGAAACCCTCAAAGTCCTCCATACACCCGGTCACACACGCGGCTGCATATGCCTGCTAGGCGAGCACCTCATCTTCACAGGCGACACCCTGTTTGCAGGCGGAATCGGCAGAACAGACTTCCCTGAAGGCTCCATGAGCGACATGAACCGTTCGCTGCAGCGCCTCGACGAGTTACCCGATGGATTGCTGGTGTATCCGGGGCACGGCGAAGTCACGATGATCGGCGAGGAAAAACGGGTGAATCCCTTCCTTAACCATCATCATCCCGATTTAAGCTTCAGGTTTTAG
- a CDS encoding DUF4097 family beta strand repeat-containing protein codes for MQTSAKVAIVIVIILTVGIILLESGVFYIPPTLEQRQDTVSYMANQNVVIEASTFNGNIDIEPTSDSQITVTYTIKAPSGHLDSVKISNNEAKSQNQTTLTTSAKNLGDTTSTYYAADLTLKLPTTSQYNLTLVTVNGNITKPQLNESKVAVSTLNGDITLIDGGAASEIGATSMTGNIKISLAQGTLFNVTASVGTGAIDYQGITLDTSVQSATRLQGATAAGEGTLNLSLATGTGTIKLQYYTP; via the coding sequence ATGCAGACATCCGCGAAGGTCGCCATAGTAATCGTAATCATCCTAACCGTAGGAATCATACTGCTGGAATCAGGCGTGTTCTATATTCCCCCCACCTTGGAGCAGAGGCAAGACACGGTTTCCTACATGGCTAACCAGAACGTGGTGATTGAAGCCTCCACTTTCAACGGAAACATAGACATCGAGCCTACATCAGACAGCCAAATCACCGTAACCTACACTATCAAAGCGCCCAGCGGACACCTCGACAGCGTAAAAATCAGCAACAACGAAGCCAAAAGCCAAAACCAAACCACCCTCACAACAAGCGCCAAAAACCTAGGCGACACCACCTCAACATACTACGCCGCCGACCTCACACTCAAGCTGCCCACTACTAGCCAGTACAACCTGACCCTTGTAACCGTAAATGGGAACATAACCAAGCCCCAGCTTAACGAATCCAAAGTCGCCGTATCCACCCTAAACGGGGACATCACATTAATCGACGGCGGCGCCGCCTCAGAAATTGGTGCCACCAGCATGACCGGCAACATCAAAATCAGTTTAGCCCAAGGCACCCTGTTCAACGTTACTGCGAGCGTGGGAACCGGAGCAATCGACTACCAAGGCATCACGCTGGATACATCCGTTCAGAGTGCAACGCGGCTGCAGGGCGCCACCGCAGCGGGGGAAGGCACCCTTAACCTTTCGCTTGCAACCGGAACCGGCACCATAAAACTGCAATACTACACTCCATAG
- a CDS encoding flavodoxin family protein has product MKVVAFNGSARKGGNTAVLIRHVLAELEKEGIRTELIELAGQPIHGCTACGTCRKLKNKECKIVNDNVNAYIRKMEEADGVILGSPTYFGMMTPELKALIDRAGYVAMNNDYLFRRKVGAAVVAVRRAGGMTTFDGINHFFLISQMIVPGSQYWNIGVGRAPGEVEQDAEGLETMETLGQNMAWLLKQLNTPKGEANASFFNAR; this is encoded by the coding sequence ATGAAGGTTGTAGCTTTTAATGGCAGCGCAAGGAAGGGCGGCAACACCGCGGTCCTCATCCGCCATGTCCTAGCTGAACTGGAAAAAGAAGGCATCCGAACCGAACTCATCGAGTTAGCCGGGCAGCCCATCCACGGATGCACCGCATGCGGAACCTGCCGTAAACTCAAAAACAAGGAATGCAAAATCGTAAACGACAACGTCAACGCCTACATCAGAAAGATGGAGGAGGCAGACGGCGTCATTTTGGGGTCGCCTACCTATTTTGGGATGATGACGCCTGAACTTAAAGCCCTCATCGACCGCGCGGGGTATGTGGCTATGAATAATGATTACCTTTTCAGGCGCAAGGTCGGAGCCGCCGTGGTTGCGGTGCGTCGGGCAGGCGGCATGACGACTTTTGATGGGATTAACCACTTTTTCCTCATCAGCCAGATGATTGTGCCAGGCTCCCAGTACTGGAACATAGGCGTGGGACGTGCACCCGGCGAAGTCGAACAGGACGCTGAAGGCCTTGAAACGATGGAGACGCTGGGCCAGAACATGGCATGGCTGCTTAAACAGCTAAATACGCCTAAGGGCGAAGCGAACGCTTCATTTTTCAACGCACGCTAA
- a CDS encoding YdeI/OmpD-associated family protein has product MNIGKTVYFPDRQKWRDWLKENYAKEKEIWLVFPKKASGQPRILYNDAVEEALCFGWIDSTAKRIDEVSYAQRFSPRNPKTPYSESNKQRLRKLVKEGKVLPSIEASMREILAEEFAVPQDILEAIKSNQAAWINFENFSLEYKRIRIGYIQAARNRPDEFKKRLNNFIKQTAKNKQLGFGGIEKHY; this is encoded by the coding sequence ATGAACATCGGCAAAACCGTCTACTTTCCAGACAGACAGAAATGGCGTGATTGGCTAAAAGAGAACTATGCTAAAGAAAAGGAAATCTGGCTGGTTTTCCCCAAAAAAGCAAGCGGCCAACCCCGCATCCTCTACAACGACGCAGTTGAGGAAGCGCTCTGTTTTGGCTGGATAGACAGCACCGCCAAACGCATCGACGAGGTCAGTTATGCCCAGCGTTTTTCGCCAAGAAACCCCAAAACGCCCTATTCAGAATCAAACAAGCAGCGGCTACGTAAACTTGTCAAAGAAGGCAAAGTGCTTCCCTCCATAGAAGCCTCGATGCGAGAAATCCTCGCGGAAGAGTTTGCTGTGCCGCAGGATATTTTGGAAGCCATCAAAAGCAACCAAGCGGCATGGATTAATTTCGAAAATTTCTCCCTCGAATACAAGCGAATCCGCATCGGCTACATCCAAGCAGCAAGAAACCGCCCTGACGAATTTAAGAAGCGGCTAAACAATTTCATAAAGCAGACAGCGAAAAACAAGCAGCTCGGCTTCGGAGGCATCGAAAAGCACTATTAA
- a CDS encoding helix-turn-helix domain-containing protein has translation MVDAWREPYHIVIEVENKECRMVGKLDALGFKHLKVVDVRSSRGGCVRHLMDLGEEQAKKVPKELAAKGHAEGKSAVWLESEGCGVCNTILAHDAFLVSGKSMQDSIISYSFMVPTHESFRGIVADLEKAGHKVTVRKVGKFEQQIDVLTENQERIFWLALKSGFFDYPRKIGMAELASKLGISAATLSEIMRRGTRRLLEHYFQREL, from the coding sequence TTGGTTGATGCCTGGCGGGAACCCTACCACATCGTAATCGAAGTCGAGAACAAAGAATGCCGCATGGTCGGCAAACTCGATGCCTTGGGCTTTAAACACCTCAAAGTCGTGGATGTACGTAGCAGCAGAGGCGGCTGCGTGCGGCACCTCATGGACCTCGGTGAGGAGCAAGCCAAAAAAGTCCCCAAGGAACTCGCCGCAAAAGGCCACGCGGAAGGCAAATCCGCGGTTTGGCTGGAAAGCGAAGGCTGCGGCGTCTGCAACACGATTTTGGCGCATGACGCTTTTTTGGTTTCGGGCAAAAGCATGCAGGACAGCATCATCAGCTACAGTTTCATGGTGCCAACCCATGAATCTTTTAGAGGCATAGTGGCTGACCTTGAAAAAGCCGGGCATAAAGTCACCGTGCGCAAAGTCGGCAAATTCGAGCAGCAAATTGACGTTTTAACGGAGAATCAGGAACGCATTTTTTGGCTGGCGCTTAAAAGCGGCTTTTTTGATTATCCCCGCAAAATCGGGATGGCGGAGTTGGCATCTAAGCTGGGCATCAGCGCCGCGACGCTTTCGGAGATTATGCGGCGAGGAACCCGGCGGCTTTTGGAGCATTATTTCCAGCGGGAGCTCTAA